CCACCGTGAGTCGAAAGCCGTGGGAGGACGGGAATTCCACGGGGCAGACATCAAGTGTCTAGAGACAGCGTTAAGGGGGGAGTGTGTGTCGTGCAAGCAACTGCAAGCAGACGCAGATGATTTGTCTGTGGTGGAAAGCCCCACGGCCGCTGCTGATCCTTCGGCAACTGCGGAGAGCTGTGAACCAGCTTCCGACGGCATTCCGTATCCCGTTATTGTTCGCGATTCGTTCTCTTACTGGGTGATCTACAAACCGCCATTCTGGAGTTGCAAGGACGGGCTTGAGAGGCAAGGAGATAGCTTGGGAACCGAAAATGCAGAGGACGCAACCACGCCGACGGTCGGCTCTGTCATAGGGTACCTGCAGAAGCATTTTCCTGTGACTCAAGCCAGCGCGATCTATAATTGCCAGATCAACAACGGTCTTGTCTATCCGCTTGAAACTGAGTGGTCTGGATTTATCGTAGTGGCTAAGACGTTTAATGGATATGTTGAACTtcagaagcagctgcagggcgGTGAAATGTCTGGGGCATTCCACTGTGTCATAAGGGGAACACATCGAAAACTGGATCGCATCACGGAAATACCACTGCTGCGCGGCTATCCTGGAACGCCTTGCCTTTCCGTCACACGCACAGATCTTATTGGCTCACTGACAGTAACTTCTCCTCCTGCCCCAGACTcggcgcttcgtctgccgcaCGAGGAATCAAGCCATTTCTTAGAAGTGCCGGATGACCAACTTCAATATCAGACTCCCGATACGGAAGTCTGGTTCTACGTTTCGCTGGAGTGTCAGTTACTTCCAGGAAGTGATGCAGACAGTGTGCCAGAAAAACTGACGCCAGCTTTCTGGTCCTGCGAGGACGAGTACACTGCGCGGGCATTATCTCAAAAGGAAAGCTGCCGGCCTTGCCGGCGAGTTTTCTGCCATGGGACTGCGCTCAGCTTCCGCGATATTGATGGGGGGAAACAGCCCATACACTATGCAACTCGGCGTCGATGGCACAACGCAGCCGAAGAGTCTCACTTGCCTCTCGCCAAGTTCGAGTGCGCCCTCCCAGTGGAGCTCGAAGAAGTCCTTGCCGAGTTTCAGAAGGGCAACTACTCGAGAGCAGCTGCAATGAGAGACCCGAGAGAGAGTCAGCTCAGCACGAAGGAAACAGAAACAGCACACAAACTGAGGTACGTGTAGCCAATTTCAGGAGTCGAGGATGTCCTTTGAGGGCGGCCCTGTCCCCTCGGCTGCTCCCCAGTTCAGGAAACTCTCTTTCGACCGCAAAGGCTGACATTTCAGAATGCGTGCAATGCACCTTGCTTCACTTATAGCCCGAAGGAAAAGAACTTTCGCCCTGCGCTGTCTTTGTCGCAAGGCGACAGAGGGTTACAAAGAAAACAGAGGAGTCGCGGCGAAAATGACGACAGCAGAAACACCCAATGTATTCAGCCTGTATCGTCAGCTAGCGAGGGCCTGCAGAAATACACAACACCAGATTTGTTTTTCAGATGGGGTCAGTGTTTTGGCTGATCGCTTCAGCGGGCCAGATTGCGTGTCCAAAGGCAGTCGTACAGAGGCCGGCATTCTCACAAGTCAAGTCGGCAATGTGAATTAAAACAGTCAGCCCCGTTTCTGAGAGTGCGCGGCAGGGGTTCGAAAGCACAGGGAAGCGAGGCACGAGTCAGAAAGGTGCCTTCTACTTtctttccg
This portion of the Besnoitia besnoiti strain Bb-Ger1 chromosome VII, whole genome shotgun sequence genome encodes:
- a CDS encoding hypothetical protein (encoded by transcript BESB_080700), with the protein product MLPSLAPPTLSEATTEGVGSTREDSFAHTAHASAPVASDMASLPAVASAPARRPTTKVPNSVALAKSESARRTPAAFSVHRESKAVGGREFHGADIKCLETALRGECVSCKQLQADADDLSVVESPTAAADPSATAESCEPASDGIPYPVIVRDSFSYWVIYKPPFWSCKDGLERQGDSLGTENAEDATTPTVGSVIGYLQKHFPVTQASAIYNCQINNGLVYPLETEWSGFIVVAKTFNGYVELQKQLQGGEMSGAFHCVIRGTHRKLDRITEIPLLRGYPGTPCLSVTRTDLIGSLTVTSPPAPDSALRLPHEESSHFLEVPDDQLQYQTPDTEVWFYVSLECQLLPGSDADSVPEKLTPAFWSCEDEYTARALSQKESCRPCRRVFCHGTALSFRDIDGGKQPIHYATRRRWHNAAEESHLPLAKFECALPVELEEVLAEFQKGNYSRAAAMRDPRESQLSTKETETAHKLRLFVGSLGIVTVGALLCWPWVASNSRLASLSSPLSSLPARLSQAARNGVSSLLAMKNVLLCTSLFGHGALSGSLPELQMRLVRLLPDASTDSPPA